The following proteins are encoded in a genomic region of Brachypodium distachyon strain Bd21 chromosome 1, Brachypodium_distachyon_v3.0, whole genome shotgun sequence:
- the LOC100831916 gene encoding glutamyl-tRNA(Gln) amidotransferase subunit C, chloroplastic/mitochondrial: MLSAAASGIPRLRWAAPPRHTLARTQWLLLSSSPTRTPAPAAAGPGGLEPPDLPRLAKSARISLSPEEAEEFSPKIQQVVDWFGQLQAVDLECIEPSLRAGTAAGSSLREDRPEPFANRDAIIEALPSYDDPYIKVPRVLNKE, translated from the exons atgctctccgccgccgcctcgggcATCCCCAGGCTCCGCTgggctgcgccgccgcggcacacTTTGGCGAGGACCCAATGGttgctcctctcctcctccccaactAGAACGcccgccccggcggcggcggggccgggggGACTGGAGCCGCCGGACCTTCCCCGCCTCGCCAAGTCTGCCCGTATATCTCTCTCACCGGAAGAG GCCGAGGAGTTCTCCCCCAAGATTCAGCAGGTGGTTGATTG GTTTGGGCAACTTCAAGCGGTTGATCTTGAATGCATTGAACCTTCACTTAGAGCTG GTACTGCAGCGGGTAGTTCTTTGAGAGAAGATAGGCCAGAACCATTTGCTAACAG AGATGCCATAATTGAGGCTCTTCCGAGTTATGATGATCCATACATCAAAGTACCGCGAGTGCTCAACAAAGAATGA